One window of Triticum dicoccoides isolate Atlit2015 ecotype Zavitan chromosome 5A, WEW_v2.0, whole genome shotgun sequence genomic DNA carries:
- the LOC119296749 gene encoding pollen allergen Lol p 2-A-like gives MASSSRMLVAAVVAALVAVAWCAPPPVCFTVEKGSDPKHLVLQIKYDKDGDIMKEVELKQKEDWLPLKKGYSGAWEIKSDKPLEGPYNFRYETQKGQRNVFDDVVPIDFKIGTTYKPEATY, from the coding sequence ATGGCTTCATCGAGCAGGATGCTAGTAGCGGCGGTGGTGGCAGCCCTGGTGGCCGTGGCGTGGTGCGCGCCGCCGCCGGTGTGCTTCACGGTGGAGAAGGGTTCGGACCCTAAGCATTTGGTGCTGCAGATCAAGTACGACAAGGATGGCGACATCATGAAGGAGGTGGAGCTGAAGCAGAAGGAGGACTGGCTGCCCCTGAAAAAGGGCTACAGCGGCGCGTGGGAGATCAAGAGCGACAAGCCCCTCGAGGGCCCCTACAACTTCCGCTATGAGACCCAGAAGGGCCAGCGCAACGTCTTCGATGATGTTGTCCCCATAGATTTCAAGATCGGCACCACCTACAAGCCAGAGGCGACCTACTGA